ACCGCGGAATATTCAGCGTTCTGCTTCATGAATTAGGCTCGATAGGAAAAAGTACACGCACGAGCCGATCATAGATGATCGGCCCGGTTTGTCGCGAGGCACGGCCGGCATTCGTTCAGCGCAGGTTCAGCGACGAACGGGACGCTTCTGCAATTTGCGTTGCAGGGTCCGGCGGTGCATGCCCAGGGCGCGGGCAGTGGCGGAGATGTTGCCTTCGTGCTCGGTCAACACGCGCTGAATGTGTTCCCACTGCAAGCGGTCCACGGACATCGGGTTTTCCGGCACCAGCGTGTCGAGGTCGGCGTGCTCGGACAGCAGCGCCGCCAGCACGTCATCGGCATCGGCCGGTTTGCACAGGTAATTGCAGGCGCCGCGCTTGATCGCTTCGACGGCGGTGGCAATGCTCGAATAACCGGTGAGAATCACCACGCGCATTTCCGGGTCGAGTTCGAGCAGTTTCGGCAGCAGCACCAGGCCCGAATCGCCGTCCATTTTCAGGTCGAGCGCGGCGTAATCCGGCAAGTCGGCCTGGGCGATGGTCAGGCCTTCTTCGGCGGAACCGGCGGTGCTCACGCGAAAACCCCGGCGAGCCATGGCGCGGGCCATTACGCGGGTGAACGTGGCGTCATCGTCTACCAGCAGCAAATGCGGCAGCTCTTCGCCTTCTACTTGGATCTCTTCACTCATGTTCGTTTCCTCGGGCGACACGGGGCAGGCGCAGCTCGGTAAGCGTGCCACCTTCCTCATGACTGTAGAGTTTCACTGAGCCGCCCGCGCGTGTCACGCTGGCTTTGCTCAAAAACAGGCCCAGGCCGAAACCTTTGCCCTTGGTGGTAAAAAACGGTTTGCCGATCTGCTCGGCAATCGCCAGCGGCACACCGGCGCCGTGGTCGCGAATGCTGATGGTCAAGTCTTCGGTATTCCAGTCCAGCGTCACTTGCAGCCCCTCGGGGCAAGCGTCGGCGGCGTTATTGAGCAAATTCAGCAGCGCCTGGGTCAGGTCCGGCGGCGGCGCCATGCGCGGCACGCTGCCCTGGCCGAGACGCTGGAAGCGATAACTGGCCTCCGGGCGCATCAGGTGCCAGCGGTTCAGCGCTTCGTCGAGCCAGTCGGTGACGTCCTGCATCTCCACGGCCAAGCGGCGATTGGCCTCGGCGGCGCGCACCAGTTGCTGCAAGGTCTCTTTGCAGAGTTTGACCTGATCCTGCAGCACCTTCAGATCATCCTGCAACAGCGGGTCGGGATGGTCCTGCTGCATCTCTTTGAGCAACACGCTCATGGTCGCCAGCGGCGTCCCCAATTCATGCGCAGCGCCCGCAGCCTGAGTGGCGACAGCGAGCAATTGCTGGTCGCGCAGGCCTTCTTCACGACGGATCGCGCGTAACTCTTCCTGACGCCGCAACTCTTCCGCCATGCGTGCAGCGAAGAAGGTGATCACCGCCGCCGCGAGCGCGAAACTCAGCCACATGCCGTAGACCTGCAGGTTTTCCCGGGCAATCGGGAAGGTTTGCAGCGGATAGAAACGCGCCAGCAGCAGCGTGTACATGGCCAGCGCGATGCCCGACAGAATCAGCGAAAACCGCCACGGCAAGGTCACGGCGGCGATGGTCAGCGGCACCAGGTAATAAGAGACGAACGGGTTGGTCGAACCGCCGGAGAAATACAGCAAGGCACTGTGGATAAACAGGTCGCAGGCCAGTTGCACGGCGTATTCGAGCTCGGTCACCGGCCATGAAGTGCGCAGGCGAATCGCGGTAAACGCGCACAGCAGCATCGAGCAGCCGAGGGTCATCGCCAGTTGAAACCAGGGCAATGGCAGCAAATCGAACCAGTAGGCCAGCCCGACGGAACCGGCCTGTGCGGCCAGCACCAAAGTGCGGATGAACGTCAGCCGCCAGAGATTCTGGCGAGTTGCGGAAGTGATTTGAACGGCGGCGAGCATGAGCTCTCCTGATGAGCGCTCCAGGCGGATCGCACGGAGTATAACCAAGCACGGGGGCCGACAGGCAAAAGTGCGGCAAACGGCCACACGCCAACACCCCACACAAACCCCTTGTAGCAGCTGCCGAGCCCGCGAGGCTGCGTTCGGCTGCGCAGCAGTCGCGAGATCGGGCGCCGCGGTGTTTCAGTAAAACCAGGGACTCGGGTTTTACGACTGCTGCGCAGCCGGACGCAGCCTCGTGCCTCGGCAGCTGCTACAGGGGTTTTTGGTGATCTGAAACTGGCCCCGGCCCCATGTAGCAGCTGCCGAAGGCTGCGTCCGGCTGCGCAGCAGTCGCGAGATCGGGCGCCGCGGTGTTTCAGTAAAACCGGGGGCTCGGGTTTTACGACTGCTGCGCAGCCGGACGCAGCCTCGTGCCTCGGCAGCTGCTACAGGGGTTTTTGGTGATCTGGAACTGGCCCCGGCCTCATGTAGCAGCTGCCGAAGGCTGCGTTCGGCTGCGCAGCAGTCGTGAGATCGGGCGACGCGGTGTTTCAGTAGAACCTCGTGCTTTGGTTTTACGACTGCTGCGCAGCCGGACGCAGCCTCGTGCCTCGGCAGCTGCTACAGGATTGTTGATCTGTATAGAAGTTGTAACTGGGCGAACCGGATCATAGAAGTTAGAGTCTGATGGTTTCACGCAGGTTCGGACATTGTTCCTGCGCCACTTCCAAGGAGCTTTTAATGCACACATTGCGCCGCAGCGCCGCCCTTCTCGCCCTCAGCGTTGGCACCGTCGCCAGCCTCCCGGCCCTGGCCGCCGACGAATTGCATTACAACCAGATCGCCCTGCGCGCCGAAGTCAGCCAGGAAGTGGCGCGCGACCTGATGATCGTGACGCTCTACACCGAAGAGCAAAACACCGACCCGGCCAAACTCGCCGCCGACGTCAGCACCACCATGAACAAAGCCCTCGGCCAGGCCAAACAGGTCAAAGACATCACCCTGCGCCAGGGCAGCCGCAACAGCTACCCGATCTACGACACCAAAGGTCAGAAAATCACCGGCTGGCGCGAGCGCGCTGAACTGCGCCTCGAAAGCTCCGATTTCGCCGCCCTGTCAAAACTCACCGGCGAACTGCTCACCGATCTGAAAATGGGCGGCATGGATTTCGCCATCGCCAACCCAACCCGCAAGGCCAGCGAAGATGCGCTGCTCAAAGAAGCCGTGACCGCGTTCAAGGCTCGCGCACAACTGGCCACCGATGCGCTCGGCGGCAAGGGCTACAAAATCGTCAATCTGAACCTCAACAGCAACGGCTATCCACAACCGTACATGCGCGCCCCCATGATGATGAAAGCGGCGGGCGCCGACGCCGCACCGGTGACGCCTGAAGTAGAAGCGGGCACCAGCCAGGTCAGCATGACCGCCGACGGCTCGATTGAAGTGTTGATGACGCCTTGATTCGCTAACCCTTCATTTGCCAACCCTTCGCACCATGATCGTTCCCGCGCAGAGCGTGGGAACGATCAATGGTGCGTCACATCCCCCCATCTATGCCCGGATAGAGGGGTCCCCCTGAAAAAACGATATTTCCGCCCGACCCGTCAACAACGCTACTCTCCGAGGTATTCCGCTACCCAAATCCTCCGGGGACCTCATGCACAGAAACACCATCAAGCCGCTATTGCTCGCACTGACCCTGGCCACATTCGCTCCGCTGGCCCAAGCCGCCACCACCCTGGTCTACTGCTCCGAAGCCAGCCCGGCCGGCTTCGACCCGAGCCAATACACCAGCGGCACCGATTTTGACGCCTCCGCTGAAACCATCTTCAACCGCCTCACCCAATTCAAACGCGGCGGCACCGAAGTCGAACCCGGCCTAGCCACCGATTGGGACATCAGTAACGACGGACTCGCCTACACCTTCCACCTGCGCGACAACGTCAAATTCCACACCACCGACTACTTCACCCCGACACGCGACTTCAACGCCGACGACGTGGTCTTCACCTTCCAGCGCCTGCTCGACCCGGAAAACGCCTTCCGCAAAGCCTACCCCGCCGAGTCGCCGTACTTCACCGACATGGACCTCAACAAAACCATCAAAAGCGTCGAAAAAATCGACGAGCACACCGTGCGCTTCAACCTCAATAACATCGACGCCGCGTTCATCCAGAACCTCGCCATGAGCTTCGCCTCCGTGCAGTCCGCCGAATACACCGCGCAACTGTTAAAGGAAGGCAAAGCCGCCGACATCAACCAGAAACCCATCGGCACCGGCCCGTTCGTGTTCAAGCGCTATCAGAAGGATTCGCAAATCCGCTACGTCGGCAACAAGGCGTACTGGAAACCCGAAGACGTGAAAATCGATAACCTGGTGTTCTCGATCACCCCCGACGCCGCCGTGCGCTTGCAGAAACTCAAGGCCGGCGAATGCCAGGTCAGCGGCTACCCGCGCCCGGCCGACATCGACGCCATGGAAAAAGACCCGAACCTCAGCGTGCTCAAGCAAGCCGGTTTCAACCTCGGGTTCCTCGCCTACAACGTCACGCATCCACCGCTGGACCAGCTCAAAGTCCGCCAGGCGCTGGACATGGCCATCGACAAACCGGCGATCATCAAAGCCGTCTACCAGAGCGCCGGGCAGCTTGCGCAAAACGCCTTGCCGCCCGCGCAATGGTCGTTCGATCCGAACATCCAGGACGCGCCACACGACCCGACCAAAGCTAAAGCGCTACTGAAGGAAGCAGGTATTGCGCCCGGCACTACCATCAATCTGTGGGCGATGACGGTCCAGCGCGCCTCCAACCCGAACGCGCGGATGTCGGCGCAGATGATCCAGCAGGATTGGGCCAAGGTCGGCATCAAAGCCAACATCGTCAGCTATGAATGGGGCGAATACATCAAGCGCGCCAAGAACGGCGAGCACGACGCGATGATCTACGGCTGGACCGGCGACAACGGTGACCCGGACAACTGGCTCGGCGTGCTTTACAGCTGCGCCGCCGTGAAGGGCAGCAATTACGCCAAGTGGTGCGACCCGGCCTACGACAAGCTGGTCCAGCAAGCCAAGGTTTCCACCGACCGCGACGAGCGGGTCAAACTCTATCAACAAGCGCAGAAAATTCTTAAACAACAAGTGCCTATCACACCGATCGCCAACTCGACGGTGTTCCAGCCTTTGCGCAAGGAAGTCACTGACTTCAAGATCAGTCCGTTTGGCCTTACGCCCTTCTATGGCGTGGGTATAAATAAGTAACACCACGCGCCAACCGGGTGCGCCAAGCGCCCCGGTCGCCCTTCTGCGGTGCGTGGTTTGCACCGTAAAAGACGTGCGCAAACGGTCAAATGCGTCAAAATTTATACATATGCGACATTAAGGTACGTTCGTGCCACTGTTTAATGCTTGTAACAGCTCTGGATCTTGCAATGGGTATGGCCCCTGCATAAGTATCCGCAGGCACGACTCACGAGGTCGTCCTCTAATTCCAAAAATGACAACAAATCATGAGGCCACCATGTTCAAACACGCGGTCATTCCGTTTTTAGTCGGCGCCAGCATTCTCGCTAGCGCACCTTTCGCCCAAGCGGCGACTAACCTGGTGTTTTGCTCCGAAGGGAGCCCGGCCGGTTTTGATCCTGGTCAGTACACCACCGGAACCGACTTCGACGCCTCTGCAGAAACCATGTTCAACCGCCTGACCCAGTTCGAGCGCGGCGGCACCGCCGTGATTCCTGGCCTGGCGACCAGCTGGGACATTACCCCGGACGGCCTGACGTACACCTTTCACCTGCGTGAAGGCGTGAAATTCCACACCACGCCGTACTTCAAGCCAACTCGTGAGTTCAACGCCGACGACGTCCTGTTCACCTTCAACCGGATGATCAACAAGGACGATCCGTTCCGCAAAGCCTACCCGACCGAATTCCCGTACTTCACCGACATGGGCATGGACACCAACATCACCAAGATCGACAAACTCGACGACCACACCGTCAAGTTCACGCTCAAAGATGTTGATGCCGCGTTCATCCAGAACATGGCGATGAGCTTCGCCTCCGTGCAGTCCGCCGAGTACGCTGCCCAGCTGCTCAAGGAAGGCAAGGCTGCCGACATCAACCAGAAGCCGGTCGGCACTGGCCCGTTCGTGTTCAAGAGCTACCAGAAAGATTCCAACATCCGCTACACCGGGAACAAGGACTACTGGAAGCCTGATGACGTGAAGATCGACAACCTGATCTTCGCCATCACCACCGACCCGTCGGTACGTATTCAGAAGCTGAAAAAGAACGAGTGCCAGGTCACCCTGTTCCCTCGTCCAGCCGACCTGAAAGCGCTCAAAGAAGACAAAACCCTGAAAATGCCTGAACAGGCAGGTTTCAACCTCGGTTACATCGCCTACAACGTGATGGACAAGGTCAAGGGCAGCAACGAGCCAAACCCGCTGGCCGATATCCGTGTGCGTCAGGCCATGGACATGGCGGTGAACAAGCCGCAAATCATTGATTCGGTTTACCAGGGCGCGGGCCAATTGGCCGTCAACGCCATGCCGCCGACCCAGTGGTCCTACGACACCACCATCAAAGATGCCAAATACGACCCTGAGAAAGCCAAAGCGCTGCTCAAGGAAGCCGGCGTCAAGGAAGGCACCGAGATCGTCCTGTGGGCGATGCCGGTACAGCGTCCGTACAACCCGAACGCCAAACTGATGGCTGAAATGTTGCAGTCCGACTGGAAGAAAATCGGCCTCAACGTGAAGATCACCAGCTACGAGTGGGGCGAGTACATCAAGCGCTCCAAGGGCGGCGAGAACCAGGCAATGATCATTGGCTGGAGCGGCGACAATGGTGATCCGGACAACTGGCTCAACGTCCTGTTCGGCTGCGACTCGCTGAGCGGCAACAACTTCTCCAAATGGTGCGACAAGAAGTTCGACGGCATCGTCAAGGAAGCCAAGCGCACCACCGATCAAGGCAAGCGCACCGAACTGTACAAACAGGCGCAACACGTCCTCAAGGACGCTGTTCCAATGACACCTATCGCTCACTCGACGGTGTTCCAACCCATGCGCAGCAACGTGCAGGACTTCAAGATCAGCCCATTCGGCTTGAATTCCTTCTACGGCGTCAGCGTCAGCAAATAAGATTTGGCAACGGCGACGCGTTTAACGTCGCCGTTGCTTTATCTGCCGGGAATGTAGGAATCAACTGACAGCTACAACCCCTGCGCACCGCACAAGCGTTGCAGGACGTTGGGTTGTTTCCTACGCGTTTTTCAGGCCTTTCCGTATTTACTGCCAGACCCACGGCTTCTACCGTCGGGATCTGACCAGTTGATGCGTGGGCTCTCGGTTTGCTGCAACGGGTTAGAGATCAATGCACCCACCACGTCCCCGGACGGGACGGTGGCGCATTGTTAAACACTAAAAAGAGGGAGCGTCATGCGCCATACCTTGGTTTTATCCGCGTTACTGGGCACCGGCCTGTTGGCCGCCACGTCCATGAGCCAGGCCGCCAGCAATAGCCTGGTGTTCTGCTCCGAAGGCAGCCCGGCCGGTTTCGATACCGCGCAGTACACCACTGCGACCGATAACGATGCCGCCGAGCCGCTGTACAACCGTCTGGCAGAGTTCGAAAAAGGCGCGACCAACGTTGTACCGGGCCTGGCGACACGCTGGGATATTTCCGAAGACGGCCTCACGTACACCTTTCATTTGCGCGAAGGGGTGAAGTTTCACACCACGCCTTATTTCACGCCGACCCGCGATTTCAATGCCGATGACGTGCTGTTCACGTTCAACCGCATGCTCGACCCGCAACAACCTTTCCGTAAGGCTTACCCGACCGAATTCCCCTATTTCAACGGGATGAGCCTGAACAAGAACATCGCCAAGGTCGAGAAGACCGGGCCGCTGACCGTGGTCATGACGCTCAACAGCGTCGACGCCGCGTTCATTCAGAACATCGCCATGAGCTTCGCCGCGATCCTGTCCGCCGAGTACGCCGACAAGCTGCTCGCCGAGGGCAAACCGAGCGACATCAACCAGAAGCCGATCGGCACTGGGCCGTTCGTATTCAAGAGCTACCAGAAAGACTCCAACATCCGCTACACCGGCAACAAGCAGTACTGGGACCCGAGCCGGGTCAAACTCGACAACCTGATTTTCGCGATCAACACCGACGCCTCGGTACGTGTGCAGAAACTCAAGGCCAACGAGTGCCAGATCACCCTGCACCCGCGCCCGGCCGACGTCGACGCGCTGAAGAACGACGCGAAACTCAAGCTGATCGAAAAACCCGGCTTCAACCTCGGCTACATCGCCTACAACGTGCGCCACAAACCGTTCGACCAGCTCGAAGTGCGTCAGGCGCTGGACATGGCGGTGAACAAGCAAAGCATCCTCAACGCCGTGTACCAG
The window above is part of the Pseudomonas prosekii genome. Proteins encoded here:
- a CDS encoding ABC transporter substrate-binding protein, encoding MHRNTIKPLLLALTLATFAPLAQAATTLVYCSEASPAGFDPSQYTSGTDFDASAETIFNRLTQFKRGGTEVEPGLATDWDISNDGLAYTFHLRDNVKFHTTDYFTPTRDFNADDVVFTFQRLLDPENAFRKAYPAESPYFTDMDLNKTIKSVEKIDEHTVRFNLNNIDAAFIQNLAMSFASVQSAEYTAQLLKEGKAADINQKPIGTGPFVFKRYQKDSQIRYVGNKAYWKPEDVKIDNLVFSITPDAAVRLQKLKAGECQVSGYPRPADIDAMEKDPNLSVLKQAGFNLGFLAYNVTHPPLDQLKVRQALDMAIDKPAIIKAVYQSAGQLAQNALPPAQWSFDPNIQDAPHDPTKAKALLKEAGIAPGTTINLWAMTVQRASNPNARMSAQMIQQDWAKVGIKANIVSYEWGEYIKRAKNGEHDAMIYGWTGDNGDPDNWLGVLYSCAAVKGSNYAKWCDPAYDKLVQQAKVSTDRDERVKLYQQAQKILKQQVPITPIANSTVFQPLRKEVTDFKISPFGLTPFYGVGINK
- a CDS encoding response regulator transcription factor encodes the protein MSEEIQVEGEELPHLLLVDDDATFTRVMARAMARRGFRVSTAGSAEEGLTIAQADLPDYAALDLKMDGDSGLVLLPKLLELDPEMRVVILTGYSSIATAVEAIKRGACNYLCKPADADDVLAALLSEHADLDTLVPENPMSVDRLQWEHIQRVLTEHEGNISATARALGMHRRTLQRKLQKRPVRR
- a CDS encoding ABC transporter substrate-binding protein produces the protein MFKHAVIPFLVGASILASAPFAQAATNLVFCSEGSPAGFDPGQYTTGTDFDASAETMFNRLTQFERGGTAVIPGLATSWDITPDGLTYTFHLREGVKFHTTPYFKPTREFNADDVLFTFNRMINKDDPFRKAYPTEFPYFTDMGMDTNITKIDKLDDHTVKFTLKDVDAAFIQNMAMSFASVQSAEYAAQLLKEGKAADINQKPVGTGPFVFKSYQKDSNIRYTGNKDYWKPDDVKIDNLIFAITTDPSVRIQKLKKNECQVTLFPRPADLKALKEDKTLKMPEQAGFNLGYIAYNVMDKVKGSNEPNPLADIRVRQAMDMAVNKPQIIDSVYQGAGQLAVNAMPPTQWSYDTTIKDAKYDPEKAKALLKEAGVKEGTEIVLWAMPVQRPYNPNAKLMAEMLQSDWKKIGLNVKITSYEWGEYIKRSKGGENQAMIIGWSGDNGDPDNWLNVLFGCDSLSGNNFSKWCDKKFDGIVKEAKRTTDQGKRTELYKQAQHVLKDAVPMTPIAHSTVFQPMRSNVQDFKISPFGLNSFYGVSVSK
- a CDS encoding ATP-binding protein gives rise to the protein MLAAVQITSATRQNLWRLTFIRTLVLAAQAGSVGLAYWFDLLPLPWFQLAMTLGCSMLLCAFTAIRLRTSWPVTELEYAVQLACDLFIHSALLYFSGGSTNPFVSYYLVPLTIAAVTLPWRFSLILSGIALAMYTLLLARFYPLQTFPIARENLQVYGMWLSFALAAAVITFFAARMAEELRRQEELRAIRREEGLRDQQLLAVATQAAGAAHELGTPLATMSVLLKEMQQDHPDPLLQDDLKVLQDQVKLCKETLQQLVRAAEANRRLAVEMQDVTDWLDEALNRWHLMRPEASYRFQRLGQGSVPRMAPPPDLTQALLNLLNNAADACPEGLQVTLDWNTEDLTISIRDHGAGVPLAIAEQIGKPFFTTKGKGFGLGLFLSKASVTRAGGSVKLYSHEEGGTLTELRLPRVARGNEHE
- a CDS encoding ABC transporter substrate-binding protein, with the protein product MRHTLVLSALLGTGLLAATSMSQAASNSLVFCSEGSPAGFDTAQYTTATDNDAAEPLYNRLAEFEKGATNVVPGLATRWDISEDGLTYTFHLREGVKFHTTPYFTPTRDFNADDVLFTFNRMLDPQQPFRKAYPTEFPYFNGMSLNKNIAKVEKTGPLTVVMTLNSVDAAFIQNIAMSFAAILSAEYADKLLAEGKPSDINQKPIGTGPFVFKSYQKDSNIRYTGNKQYWDPSRVKLDNLIFAINTDASVRVQKLKANECQITLHPRPADVDALKNDAKLKLIEKPGFNLGYIAYNVRHKPFDQLEVRQALDMAVNKQSILNAVYQGAGQLAVNAMPPTQWSYDETIKDAAYNPEKAKELLKAAGVKEGTEITLWAMPVQRPYNPNAKLMAEMLQADWAKIGLKVKIVSYEWGEYIKRTKNGEHDVSLIGWTGDNGDPDNWLGTLYSCDAIGGNNYSMWCDPAYDKLVKQAKVVTDRDQRTVLYKQAQQLLKQQVPITPIAHSTVNQPLSAKIEGFKVSPFGRNVFSGVSLEK
- a CDS encoding SIMPL domain-containing protein (The SIMPL domain is named for its presence in mouse protein SIMPL (signalling molecule that associates with mouse pelle-like kinase). Bacterial member BP26, from Brucella, was shown to assemble into a channel-like structure, while YggE from E. coli has been associated with resistance to oxidative stress.) produces the protein MHTLRRSAALLALSVGTVASLPALAADELHYNQIALRAEVSQEVARDLMIVTLYTEEQNTDPAKLAADVSTTMNKALGQAKQVKDITLRQGSRNSYPIYDTKGQKITGWRERAELRLESSDFAALSKLTGELLTDLKMGGMDFAIANPTRKASEDALLKEAVTAFKARAQLATDALGGKGYKIVNLNLNSNGYPQPYMRAPMMMKAAGADAAPVTPEVEAGTSQVSMTADGSIEVLMTP